The Rhodocytophaga rosea genome has a segment encoding these proteins:
- a CDS encoding OmpH family outer membrane protein, translated as MKNVSLALNAVLLVAVAVLYYLHFSSRTSASPASSAGKPTSESAVSKNPVAEKIAYVNSDSLLMNYEFYKNTIQQLEERRKKLETEIGGRARSLENEAVSFQQKGNSMTLEQAQLTEKNLYRKQQELVQYRDRLSQQLAQEEQERTEELYNNIANYLKDYTKDKPYKLVLGYTKGGGILFADNSLEITQEVLAGLNNEYKSKQSPAKADSTAKK; from the coding sequence GTGAAAAACGTATCCTTAGCCCTCAATGCTGTATTGCTGGTTGCTGTAGCAGTACTGTATTACCTGCATTTTTCTTCCAGAACTTCTGCTTCCCCTGCCTCATCTGCTGGCAAGCCGACATCAGAAAGCGCTGTTTCTAAAAATCCTGTTGCAGAAAAAATTGCTTACGTGAACTCTGATTCATTGCTGATGAACTATGAATTTTATAAAAATACCATTCAGCAACTGGAAGAAAGACGTAAAAAACTGGAAACTGAAATTGGCGGACGGGCAAGATCCCTGGAAAACGAAGCCGTTTCTTTCCAGCAAAAAGGCAACAGCATGACATTGGAACAGGCACAGCTCACTGAAAAGAACCTGTATCGCAAACAGCAGGAACTCGTTCAATACCGTGATAGGCTCAGCCAGCAACTGGCGCAGGAAGAACAGGAAAGAACAGAAGAGTTGTATAATAATATTGCCAATTACCTGAAAGATTATACCAAAGATAAGCCTTATAAACTGGTTTTAGGCTATACTAAAGGCGGCGGGATACTCTTCGCTGACAATAGCCTGGAAATTACCCAGGAAGTGCTTGCCGGTTTGAATAATGAGTATAAGTCAAAACAAAGCCCGGCCAAAGCAGATTCAACGGCAAAAAAATAA
- a CDS encoding Hsp20/alpha crystallin family protein produces MTLVKWNSNGNANPAFSNLLENFFGKDLGEFVGRDYATTTPAVNVVETKENFTVEVAAPGLKKENFQINLNNNLLTIASTYEKSNEEANGKYTRKEFGYTSFQRSFTLPTTVDSSKIEASYKEGILYVYLPKREEAKEKPARQINIS; encoded by the coding sequence ATGACACTTGTTAAATGGAATTCAAATGGCAACGCCAACCCTGCTTTTTCTAATCTATTGGAAAACTTTTTCGGTAAAGACCTTGGCGAATTTGTAGGCCGTGATTATGCAACTACGACCCCGGCTGTAAATGTGGTAGAAACAAAAGAAAACTTTACTGTAGAAGTAGCGGCGCCAGGTCTGAAAAAAGAAAATTTCCAGATTAACCTGAACAACAATCTGCTGACCATTGCTTCTACCTATGAAAAAAGCAATGAAGAAGCTAATGGCAAATATACCCGTAAAGAGTTTGGATATACTTCTTTCCAACGCTCCTTTACCTTGCCTACTACAGTGGACAGCAGCAAAATAGAAGCTTCTTACAAAGAAGGTATCTTGTATGTATACTTGCCTAAAAGAGAAGAAGCGAAAGAAAAACCAGCACGTCAGATCAATATTTCATAA
- the malQ gene encoding 4-alpha-glucanotransferase produces MITKRASGLLLHITSLPSAHGIGDLGPEAYRFADFLAASKQTYWQILPLTPIEEGLGNSPYSSASAFAGNTLLISLEVLASEDILSAEDLKHAPPFPAGKVDYRKVRAFKEPLLEKAYQNFFNEASTTDRQGYEVFCEENKDWLDDFALFFTLNLNFNYQPWNEWPEDIRNRTVAGLTKYNSLLEKEIQKEKFLQYLFARQWFALKKYCAAAGIHFIGDLPIYVHFQSADVWANPEVFKLDKHKKPYVVAGVPPDYFSETGQLWGNPVYDWDYLKKTGYAWWVKRLGHNIHLFDMVRLDHFLGFVAFWEVDAREKTALHGQWVKAPADDFFQTLLRHYPHLPIIAEDLGIVTAEVTQCMQRFNFPGMKVLLFAFGDNTDTNPYAPHNHIENCLVYTGTHDNNTVKGWFTKEADKHTRQGLEKYSGLELNGDNISWEFVRMAMQSVAKLIIIPIQDLIGLDDTARMNTPGTVGQNWAWRLEPGLLTKTLSSETASVTHLFGRE; encoded by the coding sequence ATGATTACAAAAAGGGCAAGCGGACTTTTATTGCATATTACATCTTTGCCATCTGCACATGGTATTGGCGATTTAGGTCCGGAAGCATACCGTTTTGCTGATTTTTTAGCGGCTTCCAAACAAACATACTGGCAGATTTTACCGCTTACCCCCATTGAAGAGGGCTTAGGCAATTCACCTTATAGCAGTGCTTCGGCTTTTGCCGGAAATACCTTGCTCATTAGCCTGGAAGTACTGGCTTCTGAAGATATACTGTCGGCAGAAGATCTAAAACATGCTCCTCCTTTTCCAGCCGGAAAAGTAGATTACCGGAAAGTACGGGCATTTAAAGAACCTTTATTGGAGAAGGCCTATCAAAACTTTTTTAATGAAGCCTCTACTACTGACAGGCAGGGATATGAAGTATTCTGTGAAGAAAATAAAGACTGGCTGGATGATTTTGCCTTGTTCTTCACCCTGAATCTGAATTTTAATTACCAACCCTGGAATGAATGGCCGGAAGATATCCGCAACCGTACTGTAGCAGGCCTTACCAAATACAATAGTCTGCTGGAGAAAGAGATACAAAAAGAAAAATTCCTGCAATACTTGTTTGCCAGGCAGTGGTTTGCCCTCAAAAAATATTGTGCAGCGGCCGGAATCCATTTTATTGGCGACCTGCCTATTTATGTGCATTTTCAGAGTGCCGATGTATGGGCCAATCCGGAAGTATTCAAACTAGATAAGCATAAGAAACCTTATGTGGTAGCAGGCGTTCCGCCGGATTATTTTAGTGAAACCGGGCAATTATGGGGAAATCCGGTATATGACTGGGATTATCTGAAAAAAACGGGTTATGCCTGGTGGGTAAAACGCCTGGGGCATAATATTCATTTATTTGATATGGTGCGCCTGGATCATTTCCTGGGTTTTGTGGCTTTCTGGGAAGTAGATGCCAGAGAAAAAACTGCTTTACATGGACAATGGGTAAAAGCCCCTGCTGATGACTTCTTCCAGACTTTATTAAGGCATTATCCACATTTGCCCATCATAGCTGAGGATTTAGGTATCGTAACAGCAGAAGTGACCCAGTGTATGCAGCGGTTTAATTTTCCGGGAATGAAAGTGTTATTATTTGCCTTTGGTGACAATACCGATACCAATCCGTATGCGCCACACAACCATATAGAAAACTGCCTGGTCTATACAGGTACCCATGATAATAATACGGTGAAAGGCTGGTTCACCAAAGAAGCCGACAAACATACCAGGCAGGGTCTGGAAAAATATTCTGGGCTGGAATTGAATGGAGATAATATTTCCTGGGAGTTTGTACGGATGGCTATGCAATCTGTAGCTAAACTGATCATTATCCCTATTCAGGATTTAATTGGCCTGGATGACACCGCCAGAATGAATACCCCCGGAACAGTAGGTCAGAACTGGGCCTGGCGTTTAGAACCGGGCTTACTAACTAAAACCTTATCTTCGGAAACAGCCAGTGTTACTCATTTATTTGGAAGAGAATAA